In one Curtobacterium citreum genomic region, the following are encoded:
- the dhaM gene encoding dihydroxyacetone kinase phosphoryl donor subunit DhaM, with protein MTVGILVVSHSAAIATGTVELARQMAADVPMFAAGGTEDGGIGTSFEAITAGFEELGAADAVVVLCDLGSAYLTTDTALDFLDDDARARVFVSQAPLVEGTVAAAVAAQTGGDVDAVLAAAATAAASEAEASSASRADGDQPGGAGPGVGAASVDDVAASSTVELVNESGLHARPAAEFVKTATKHEATVRVNGVDAKSLLAIMALALPKGATVTIEATGADAQDAVDALTALVRSGFSE; from the coding sequence GTGACGGTCGGCATCCTGGTCGTCTCGCACAGCGCGGCGATCGCGACCGGCACCGTCGAGCTTGCACGCCAGATGGCCGCCGACGTCCCGATGTTCGCGGCCGGCGGGACCGAGGACGGCGGGATCGGGACCTCCTTCGAGGCGATCACCGCAGGGTTCGAGGAGCTCGGCGCGGCCGACGCGGTCGTCGTCCTCTGCGACCTCGGGTCCGCCTACCTGACGACGGACACCGCGCTCGACTTCCTCGACGACGACGCGCGGGCACGCGTGTTCGTCTCGCAGGCGCCCCTGGTCGAGGGCACGGTGGCCGCCGCCGTCGCCGCCCAGACGGGCGGCGACGTCGACGCGGTGCTCGCTGCCGCGGCGACCGCCGCAGCCTCCGAGGCGGAGGCGAGCAGTGCCTCCCGTGCGGACGGCGACCAGCCTGGAGGCGCGGGGCCGGGTGTCGGGGCCGCCAGCGTCGACGACGTGGCCGCGTCCTCGACCGTCGAGTTGGTGAACGAGAGCGGCCTGCACGCGCGACCGGCCGCGGAGTTCGTGAAGACCGCCACGAAGCACGAGGCGACCGTCCGCGTGAACGGCGTGGACGCGAAGAGCCTGCTCGCGATCATGGCGCTCGCCCTGCCGAAGGGCGCGACCGTGACCATCGAGGCGACCGGCGCCGACGCGCAGGACGCCGTCGACGCGCTGACCGCGCTGGTCCGGTCCGGCTTCAGCGAGTGA
- a CDS encoding aa3-type cytochrome oxidase subunit III → MVDVTSTPLSRSASGPVLNRPNAVAVGTIVWLGSEVMFFAGLFAIYFTLRSTSPELWATETSKLEVPFASVNTIILVLSSFACQFAVFAAERFQVHRTSWNPKDWGMTEWFFVTYCMGAIFVCGQIFEYANLWHEGVTLSSSAYGSAFYMTTGFHGLHVTGGLIAFLLTLGRGFAAKNFGHKEATTAIVVSYYWHFVDVVWIGLFAVIYLLK, encoded by the coding sequence ATGGTGGACGTGACTAGCACCCCTCTCTCCAGATCCGCCAGCGGTCCGGTCCTGAACAGGCCGAACGCCGTTGCCGTGGGGACGATCGTGTGGCTGGGCAGCGAGGTCATGTTCTTCGCCGGCCTGTTCGCGATCTACTTCACGCTGCGCAGCACCTCGCCCGAGCTCTGGGCGACCGAGACGTCCAAGCTCGAGGTGCCCTTCGCCTCCGTGAACACGATCATCCTGGTGCTGTCCAGCTTCGCCTGCCAGTTCGCGGTCTTCGCCGCCGAACGCTTCCAGGTGCACCGCACGAGCTGGAACCCGAAGGACTGGGGCATGACGGAGTGGTTCTTCGTCACGTACTGCATGGGCGCGATCTTCGTCTGCGGCCAGATCTTCGAGTACGCCAACCTCTGGCATGAGGGCGTCACGCTCTCCTCGAGCGCCTATGGCTCCGCGTTCTACATGACCACCGGCTTCCACGGCCTGCACGTCACGGGCGGTCTCATCGCGTTCCTCCTCACCCTGGGTCGTGGCTTCGCCGCCAAGAACTTCGGGCACAAGGAGGCGACCACCGCGATCGTCGTGTCGTACTACTGGCACTTCGTCGACGTGGTCTGGATCGGTCTCTTCGCCGTCATCTACCTTCTCAAGTAG
- a CDS encoding MIP/aquaporin family protein, translated as MDGIGVNFLSELVGTAMLIILGGGVVAAVSLTKSKGFGAGFLMVTIGWGFAVFAGVTVSYKSGGQLNPAVSLAQAILGNITIGQMFLYWIAQLIGAIIGAVIVWLAYKQHFDEEPDAAAKLGVFSTGPAIRSYGWNVVTEIIGTFVLVFVVIAFTNGKTPAELGAIPVAFLVIAIGVSLGGPTGYAINPARDLGPRIAHALLPIKGKGSSDWSYAWVPVVGPLVGGALAAVLSKALLPLV; from the coding sequence ATGGACGGCATCGGCGTCAATTTCCTCTCGGAGCTCGTCGGTACGGCGATGCTCATCATCCTCGGTGGCGGTGTCGTCGCCGCAGTCTCCCTCACGAAGTCGAAGGGCTTCGGTGCGGGCTTCCTCATGGTCACGATCGGCTGGGGCTTCGCGGTCTTCGCCGGTGTCACCGTTTCGTACAAGTCCGGCGGCCAGCTCAACCCCGCGGTCAGCCTCGCGCAGGCGATCCTCGGCAACATCACCATCGGCCAGATGTTCCTGTACTGGATCGCGCAGCTCATCGGCGCGATCATCGGTGCGGTCATCGTCTGGCTCGCCTACAAGCAGCACTTCGACGAGGAGCCGGACGCAGCAGCGAAGCTCGGCGTCTTCTCGACCGGCCCGGCGATCCGCTCCTACGGCTGGAACGTCGTGACCGAGATCATCGGCACCTTCGTCCTCGTCTTCGTCGTCATCGCCTTCACCAACGGCAAGACCCCGGCCGAGCTCGGCGCGATCCCCGTCGCCTTCCTCGTGATCGCGATCGGTGTCTCGCTCGGTGGCCCGACCGGCTACGCCATCAACCCCGCCCGTGACCTCGGTCCGCGCATCGCCCACGCCCTCCTGCCGATCAAGGGCAAGGGCTCCAGCGACTGGTCATACGCCTGGGTCCCGGTCGTCGGACCGCTCGTCGGTGGCGCGCTCGCAGCCGTGCTGTCGAAGGCCCTCCTCCCCCTCGTCTGA
- the glpK gene encoding glycerol kinase GlpK, with protein sequence MADYIVAIDQGTTSTRAIVFDHSGSIVSVGQKEHEQIFPRAGWVEHDPAEIWDNTREVIGQALSRADITRHDVAAVGITNQRETAVVWDKTTGKAVYNAIVWQDTRTQAIVDELADGDTDRYKSIVGLPLATYFSGTKIAWILENVEGAREKAEAGDLLFGTTDTWVLWNLTGGTDGGVHKTDVTNASRTLFMDLETLSWRDDILADFGVPKSMLPEIVSSSEVYGHVESSNLLREVPIAGILGDQQAATFGQAAFDQGESKNTYGTGNFLIFNTGTEIVRSENGLLTTVGYKLGDQETHYALEGSIAVTGSLIQWLRDNLGIIGSAPEVEALAKTVEDNGGVYFVPAFSGLFAPYWRPDARGALVGLTRYVNKGHIARAALEATALQTREVLDAVNADSGVELTELKVDGGMTANDALMQFQADILNVPVVRPVVAETTALGAAYAAGLAVGFWANLDELRANWQEDKRWEPQLDDAERDRQLRLWKKAVTKTFDWVDEDVR encoded by the coding sequence ATGGCCGACTACATCGTCGCCATCGACCAGGGCACCACCTCGACCCGAGCGATCGTCTTCGACCACTCCGGTTCGATCGTCTCCGTCGGACAGAAGGAGCACGAGCAGATCTTCCCGCGCGCCGGGTGGGTCGAGCATGACCCCGCGGAGATCTGGGACAACACGCGCGAGGTCATCGGCCAGGCGCTGTCCCGCGCGGACATCACCCGCCACGACGTCGCCGCGGTCGGCATCACCAACCAGCGCGAGACCGCAGTGGTCTGGGACAAGACCACCGGCAAGGCCGTGTACAACGCCATCGTCTGGCAGGACACCCGCACGCAGGCGATCGTCGACGAGCTCGCGGACGGCGACACCGACCGCTACAAGTCGATCGTCGGCCTGCCCCTCGCCACGTACTTCTCCGGCACCAAGATCGCCTGGATCCTCGAGAACGTCGAGGGTGCGCGCGAGAAGGCCGAGGCCGGCGACCTGCTCTTCGGCACCACCGACACCTGGGTCCTCTGGAACCTGACCGGCGGCACCGACGGCGGCGTGCACAAGACCGACGTCACGAACGCGTCCCGCACGCTGTTCATGGACCTCGAGACGCTGTCCTGGCGCGACGACATCCTCGCCGACTTCGGCGTGCCGAAGTCGATGCTCCCCGAGATCGTCAGTTCCTCCGAGGTCTACGGCCACGTCGAGTCGTCCAACCTGCTCCGCGAGGTCCCGATCGCCGGCATCCTCGGCGACCAGCAGGCCGCGACCTTCGGCCAGGCGGCGTTCGACCAGGGCGAGTCGAAGAACACCTACGGCACCGGCAACTTCCTGATCTTCAACACCGGTACCGAGATCGTCCGCTCCGAGAACGGGCTGCTCACCACCGTCGGCTACAAGCTCGGCGACCAGGAGACGCACTACGCGCTCGAGGGCTCGATCGCCGTCACGGGTTCGCTCATCCAGTGGCTCCGCGACAACCTCGGCATCATCGGCAGCGCCCCCGAGGTCGAGGCACTCGCCAAGACCGTCGAGGACAACGGCGGCGTCTACTTCGTCCCGGCGTTCTCGGGTCTGTTCGCGCCGTACTGGCGTCCGGACGCCCGCGGTGCCCTCGTCGGCCTGACGCGCTACGTCAACAAGGGCCACATCGCCCGCGCCGCGCTCGAGGCGACGGCGCTCCAGACCCGAGAGGTCCTGGACGCGGTCAACGCCGACTCCGGTGTCGAGCTGACGGAGCTCAAGGTCGACGGCGGCATGACCGCCAACGACGCCCTCATGCAGTTCCAGGCGGACATCCTCAACGTGCCGGTCGTCCGACCGGTCGTCGCGGAGACCACCGCCCTCGGTGCCGCCTACGCCGCCGGTCTGGCCGTCGGGTTCTGGGCGAACCTGGACGAGCTGCGCGCCAACTGGCAGGAGGACAAGCGCTGGGAGCCCCAGCTCGACGACGCCGAGCGCGACCGTCAGCTCCGCCTCTGGAAGAAGGCCGTCACGAAGACCTTCGACTGGGTCGACGAGGACGTGCGCTGA
- the dhaL gene encoding dihydroxyacetone kinase subunit DhaL — translation MALDTAWALDWVRRTASTIDDHRAELVTLDREIGDGDHGENLDRGFRAVVEALDSGSFDSPGAVFKVVATKLISTVGGAAGPLFGTAYLKAAQAAGDASELDADTLVAVLTAARDGVVSRGKAEVGDKTMVDAWTPAVDAAATAATAGEAPERVLEAAADAAATGAESTDPLVARKGRASYLGERAVGHRDPGAQSTAYILRAAVDAA, via the coding sequence TTGGCGCTCGACACCGCATGGGCCCTCGACTGGGTGCGTCGCACCGCGTCGACCATCGACGACCACCGGGCGGAGCTCGTCACGCTCGACCGTGAGATCGGCGACGGCGACCACGGCGAGAACCTCGACCGCGGGTTCCGCGCGGTCGTCGAGGCGCTCGACTCCGGCTCCTTCGACTCGCCCGGAGCGGTGTTCAAGGTCGTCGCGACGAAGCTCATCTCGACGGTCGGCGGCGCCGCCGGCCCGCTCTTCGGCACCGCGTACCTCAAGGCCGCGCAGGCCGCCGGTGACGCGTCGGAGCTCGACGCGGACACGCTCGTCGCCGTGCTCACCGCGGCGCGCGACGGGGTCGTGTCGCGCGGCAAGGCCGAGGTCGGCGACAAGACCATGGTCGACGCGTGGACGCCCGCCGTCGACGCCGCCGCGACCGCCGCGACCGCCGGCGAGGCCCCCGAGCGTGTGCTCGAGGCCGCCGCAGACGCCGCGGCCACCGGTGCCGAGTCGACCGACCCGCTCGTCGCCCGCAAGGGCCGCGCGAGCTACCTGGGGGAGCGCGCCGTCGGGCACCGCGACCCGGGCGCGCAGTCGACGGCGTACATCCTGCGCGCGGCGGTGGACGCCGCGTGA
- a CDS encoding DUF4190 domain-containing protein has product MSTNGYPPAPNAPGGAPVRSGGNGLAVGSLVLGIVGVVFAFLVSIVGLVAGIVGLVLGIIARRRGLSRGMVLAGIVLSAIAIVVAIIFMILGAVLATQMLNN; this is encoded by the coding sequence ATGTCCACGAACGGTTACCCGCCGGCCCCGAACGCCCCCGGTGGAGCCCCGGTCCGCAGCGGCGGCAACGGCCTCGCCGTCGGCTCGCTGGTCCTCGGCATCGTCGGCGTCGTCTTCGCGTTCCTGGTCTCGATCGTCGGCCTCGTCGCCGGCATCGTGGGCCTGGTGCTCGGCATCATCGCCCGTCGCCGCGGCCTCAGCCGTGGCATGGTGCTCGCGGGCATCGTCCTCAGCGCCATCGCGATCGTCGTCGCGATCATCTTCATGATCCTCGGTGCCGTGCTCGCGACACAGATGCTCAACAACTGA
- the dhaK gene encoding dihydroxyacetone kinase subunit DhaK, with translation MKKLINDPQAVVTETVRGFARAHADHVVLVEDPIHLHRADAPVAGKVGIVSGGGSGHEPLHAGFVGYGMLDAAVPGPVFTSPTPDPIVAATKAVDGGAGVLHIVKNYTGDVLNFETAAELAGMEDVRVESVVVDDDVAVQDSLYTAGRRGVAGTVVVEKCAGAAAERGDDLDAVAAVARHVNDVTRSMGLALSSGTVPHAGEPSFTLADDEVELGIGIHGEPGRERIPMAPADQLVDRVLEPILTDLDAPAGSDLLLLVNGMGGTPLAELYILYRRAAEVLTDRGHHVTRSLVGDYVTSLEMQGFSLTVTVLDDELTALWDAPVETPALRWGR, from the coding sequence ATGAAGAAGCTCATCAACGATCCGCAGGCCGTCGTCACCGAGACCGTGCGCGGTTTCGCCCGGGCGCACGCCGACCACGTCGTCCTCGTCGAGGACCCGATCCACCTGCACCGCGCGGACGCTCCCGTCGCCGGCAAGGTCGGGATCGTGAGCGGCGGCGGCAGCGGGCACGAGCCCCTGCACGCCGGGTTCGTCGGGTACGGCATGCTCGACGCCGCCGTCCCCGGCCCGGTGTTCACGAGCCCGACCCCGGACCCGATCGTCGCCGCGACGAAGGCCGTCGACGGGGGAGCCGGGGTGCTCCACATCGTCAAGAACTACACCGGCGACGTGCTCAACTTCGAGACCGCCGCCGAGCTCGCCGGCATGGAGGACGTCCGGGTCGAGAGCGTCGTGGTCGACGACGACGTCGCGGTGCAGGACTCGCTCTACACGGCCGGACGCCGCGGGGTCGCCGGCACGGTCGTCGTCGAGAAGTGCGCGGGTGCCGCCGCCGAGCGGGGCGACGACCTGGACGCCGTGGCCGCCGTCGCGCGGCACGTCAACGACGTCACCCGCTCGATGGGACTCGCGCTGTCCTCCGGCACCGTCCCGCACGCGGGGGAGCCGTCCTTCACGCTCGCCGACGACGAGGTCGAGCTGGGCATCGGCATCCACGGCGAGCCCGGGCGGGAGCGGATCCCCATGGCACCGGCCGACCAGCTCGTCGACCGGGTGCTCGAACCGATCCTCACGGACCTCGACGCGCCGGCCGGGTCGGACCTGCTCCTGCTCGTCAACGGCATGGGCGGCACGCCGCTCGCCGAGCTCTACATCCTCTACCGCCGCGCGGCCGAGGTGCTCACGGACCGTGGCCACCACGTCACGCGTAGCTTGGTCGGGGACTACGTCACGTCCCTCGAGATGCAGGGGTTCTCGCTCACCGTCACGGTTCTCGACGACGAACTCACCGCCCTCTGGGACGCCCCGGTGGAGACCCCGGCCCTGCGCTGGGGCCGCTGA
- a CDS encoding TetR/AcrR family transcriptional regulator C-terminal domain-containing protein codes for MATTTDGGTARGAATRARILEATAALLRDVQAANAATDEDPATTAPVTVSEIARAAGVYPNQITHHYGSKDRLVLDAAFTLFLRDTSRLQAAGRRSRTPEGFRSVLARTALAMPSTPLVVRALATTGGDPALRERVRLLLALLFRQSERYLDRVVTEHGWRSPNGVARDARTFWSAVFGATLLADAGVTGGPSDIDLAGTVSVTG; via the coding sequence GTGGCAACCACGACGGACGGCGGCACCGCGCGCGGCGCGGCGACCCGCGCACGCATCCTCGAGGCGACCGCGGCGCTGCTCCGCGACGTCCAGGCAGCCAACGCGGCGACGGACGAGGACCCGGCGACCACCGCACCCGTCACCGTCAGCGAGATCGCCCGCGCCGCGGGCGTCTACCCGAACCAGATCACGCACCACTACGGGTCGAAGGACCGGCTCGTCCTCGACGCCGCCTTCACACTGTTCCTCCGTGACACATCGCGGTTGCAGGCCGCCGGACGCCGCTCCCGCACGCCGGAGGGATTCCGCAGCGTCCTCGCCCGCACGGCCCTCGCCATGCCGTCCACCCCGCTCGTCGTCCGCGCCCTCGCGACCACCGGCGGCGACCCGGCGCTGCGCGAGCGCGTGCGGCTGCTGCTCGCCCTGCTCTTCCGGCAGTCCGAGCGGTACCTCGACCGGGTCGTCACCGAGCACGGCTGGCGGAGCCCGAACGGCGTCGCCCGGGACGCCCGGACGTTCTGGAGCGCGGTGTTCGGCGCGACGCTCCTCGCCGACGCCGGGGTGACCGGCGGGCCGTCGGACATCGACCTCGCCGGGACCGTCTCGGTCACCGGTTGA
- a CDS encoding alcohol dehydrogenase catalytic domain-containing protein translates to MRAVQYEQFGTRPVIVDLPTPTPPSDGVVVRVAATGVCRSDWHAWKGHDDSVRLPHVPGHEFAGVVDAVGPGVTRFTVGQRVTAPFVFACGTCDQCRDGATQVCTRQEQPGFTLPGSYAEAVVVPHADVNLVALPDEVGFAEAAGLGCRFGTAYHALHTRGRVAAGEWVVVFGCGGVGISTVIVALGAGARVVAVDVSAAALERAAGLGAATVTMGDGAVRTVRELTSGGAHVSVDAYGSRATSVAAVASLRPRGRHVQVGLLLDDEAIPAIPMGRVIGDELELLGSHGIAVGEYVAMLEEVVAGRLRPAESIGRTVGFADLPDELVAMDGPPTSAGMTVAVFER, encoded by the coding sequence GTGCGCGCAGTCCAGTACGAGCAGTTCGGTACCCGCCCCGTCATCGTCGACCTGCCGACGCCGACCCCGCCCTCCGACGGCGTCGTCGTCCGCGTCGCGGCGACCGGCGTCTGCCGGAGCGACTGGCACGCCTGGAAGGGCCACGACGACTCGGTCCGGCTCCCGCACGTGCCGGGTCACGAGTTCGCCGGCGTCGTCGACGCGGTCGGCCCCGGGGTCACCCGCTTCACCGTCGGCCAGCGCGTCACGGCACCGTTCGTCTTCGCGTGCGGCACGTGCGACCAGTGCCGTGACGGCGCCACCCAGGTCTGCACGCGCCAGGAGCAGCCCGGGTTCACGCTGCCCGGCTCCTACGCCGAGGCCGTCGTCGTCCCGCACGCCGACGTCAACCTCGTGGCGCTGCCCGACGAGGTCGGGTTCGCCGAGGCCGCCGGGCTCGGCTGCCGGTTCGGCACGGCGTACCACGCCCTGCACACCCGCGGACGCGTCGCTGCAGGGGAGTGGGTCGTCGTCTTCGGCTGCGGCGGGGTGGGGATCTCGACGGTCATCGTCGCCCTCGGGGCTGGTGCGCGGGTCGTCGCGGTGGACGTCTCGGCCGCTGCACTCGAGCGTGCGGCCGGACTCGGGGCCGCCACGGTCACGATGGGCGACGGCGCGGTCCGGACGGTCCGGGAGCTCACGAGTGGCGGCGCGCACGTGTCCGTCGACGCGTACGGCAGCCGTGCGACCTCGGTCGCCGCGGTGGCCTCGCTCCGGCCGCGGGGGCGACACGTGCAGGTCGGCCTGCTGCTCGACGACGAGGCGATCCCGGCGATCCCGATGGGCCGCGTGATCGGTGACGAACTGGAGCTGCTCGGCAGCCACGGGATCGCGGTCGGCGAGTACGTCGCGATGCTCGAGGAGGTCGTCGCCGGGCGACTCCGGCCGGCGGAGTCGATCGGCCGGACGGTCGGGTTCGCGGACCTGCCGGACGAGCTCGTCGCGATGGACGGGCCGCCGACGTCTGCGGGCATGACCGTCGCGGTCTTCGAGCGGTAG
- the trpD gene encoding anthranilate phosphoribosyltransferase encodes MSLSLSWPAVISALMAREDLSIRQSTWAMEEIVQGRATAAQIAAFAVALRAKGETVDEVVGFRDAILDAAVPLDVDPMALDIVGTGGDVVGTVNVSTMAAIVISASGVPVVKHGNRASSSKSGSSDVLAALGLDLTMDAVRVADTFRRVGLTFAFASAFHPGFAHAAPVRREIGVPTVFNFLGPLVNPARCEANAVGVAQLELVPIITGVFQTRGATALVFRGDDGLDELTTTGHSHIWEVTGGRVIEHDLDPRDLGIARARTEDLLGGDPEHNAAVVHRVLAGETGPVRDIVLLNAAAGLVSFRLAEDPDQADRPILQRFREQLVVAAEAIDSGAAAQKLADWVGAAPAA; translated from the coding sequence ATGTCGCTCTCACTCTCCTGGCCTGCGGTGATCAGCGCGCTCATGGCGCGCGAGGACCTCTCGATCAGGCAGTCCACATGGGCCATGGAGGAGATCGTCCAGGGGCGTGCGACAGCAGCACAGATCGCCGCGTTCGCCGTGGCCCTGCGTGCGAAGGGCGAGACCGTCGACGAGGTCGTCGGGTTCCGCGACGCCATCCTCGATGCCGCTGTCCCACTGGACGTGGACCCGATGGCGCTCGACATCGTCGGCACCGGCGGCGACGTCGTGGGTACCGTGAACGTCTCGACGATGGCCGCGATCGTGATCTCCGCCTCGGGCGTGCCGGTCGTCAAGCACGGCAACCGCGCGAGCTCGTCGAAGTCCGGATCGAGCGACGTGCTCGCCGCCCTCGGGCTCGACCTGACGATGGACGCGGTGCGGGTAGCGGACACGTTCCGGCGTGTCGGTCTGACCTTCGCCTTCGCGAGCGCGTTCCACCCCGGCTTCGCGCACGCGGCTCCGGTGCGCCGCGAGATCGGCGTGCCGACCGTCTTCAACTTCCTCGGCCCGCTCGTCAATCCCGCCCGGTGCGAGGCGAACGCGGTCGGTGTGGCCCAGCTCGAGCTCGTGCCGATCATCACGGGCGTGTTCCAGACCCGCGGCGCCACGGCACTTGTGTTCCGCGGTGACGACGGCCTCGACGAGCTCACCACGACCGGGCACTCGCACATCTGGGAGGTCACCGGTGGCCGCGTGATCGAGCACGACCTCGACCCGCGGGACCTCGGGATCGCCCGCGCGCGTACCGAGGACCTGCTCGGCGGTGACCCGGAGCACAACGCCGCCGTGGTCCACCGGGTGCTGGCGGGGGAGACCGGCCCGGTCCGGGACATCGTCCTGCTGAACGCCGCCGCGGGACTGGTGTCCTTCCGGCTCGCCGAGGACCCCGACCAGGCCGATCGGCCGATCCTGCAGCGCTTCCGCGAGCAGCTCGTCGTGGCCGCCGAGGCGATCGACTCCGGCGCAGCGGCGCAGAAGCTCGCCGACTGGGTCGGCGCGGCCCCCGCGGCCTGA
- a CDS encoding beta-ketoacyl-[acyl-carrier-protein] synthase family protein, whose protein sequence is MHLSVSGLGAVSPFGHGVDPLWDAVVGGRSGVTRLDRDGGLWDAVPIRIGAPAALDADAALGRVRANRLDRSQQLALVAAAEAWADAGSPEVDGDRLAVVVGTGIGGVETLLDAHDVLGTGGARRVSPRTVPMLMANAAAAQISIERGARGGAYTTVSACASGAEAIAVAARLIVTGEADVVIAGGTEAAVTPVTMASFAQSQALAKPGDDDPATLSRPFDVDRRGFVLGEGAGFVVLERAEHAAGRRHRSRAVLAGWGVTSDAHHVTAPLADGSEQERAMTAAIRMAGLTGADVDHVNAHATSTPVGDVGEAAAIRRAVGEHALVTAPKGAIGHMFGAAGAVETILTVRALETGTVPPTRNLEHLDPAVELDVVAEAARRAPLRAALNNSFGFGGQNASLVLTAA, encoded by the coding sequence GTGCACCTCTCCGTCTCCGGCCTCGGCGCCGTCTCCCCGTTCGGTCACGGCGTCGACCCGCTCTGGGACGCCGTCGTCGGCGGACGGTCCGGCGTCACGCGGCTCGACCGCGACGGCGGGTTGTGGGACGCCGTGCCGATCCGGATCGGGGCCCCGGCGGCGCTCGACGCCGACGCCGCACTCGGCCGCGTCCGCGCGAACCGGCTCGACCGGAGCCAGCAGCTCGCGCTCGTGGCGGCCGCCGAGGCCTGGGCGGACGCCGGCTCACCGGAGGTCGACGGCGACCGGTTGGCCGTCGTCGTCGGGACCGGCATCGGGGGAGTGGAGACCCTGCTCGACGCCCACGACGTGCTCGGGACGGGTGGGGCGCGTCGGGTGTCACCCCGGACGGTGCCGATGCTCATGGCGAACGCCGCCGCCGCGCAGATCAGCATCGAGCGCGGGGCCCGCGGCGGCGCGTACACGACGGTGTCGGCGTGCGCGTCCGGTGCCGAAGCGATCGCGGTCGCCGCACGGCTCATCGTGACGGGGGAGGCCGACGTCGTGATCGCCGGAGGGACCGAGGCCGCGGTGACACCGGTCACGATGGCGTCCTTCGCGCAGTCGCAGGCGCTCGCGAAGCCCGGCGACGACGACCCGGCGACGCTGTCCCGCCCGTTCGACGTCGACCGGCGCGGGTTCGTGCTCGGCGAGGGCGCCGGGTTCGTCGTCCTGGAACGGGCCGAGCACGCCGCCGGCAGACGGCACCGGTCCCGGGCGGTCCTGGCCGGCTGGGGCGTCACTTCGGACGCGCACCACGTCACCGCACCGCTCGCGGACGGCAGCGAGCAGGAGCGCGCGATGACCGCGGCGATCCGGATGGCCGGACTGACGGGCGCGGACGTCGACCACGTCAACGCGCACGCGACGAGCACACCAGTCGGGGACGTCGGCGAGGCGGCTGCGATCCGGCGGGCAGTGGGGGAGCACGCCCTCGTCACGGCGCCGAAGGGGGCGATCGGGCACATGTTCGGTGCGGCCGGGGCGGTCGAGACGATCCTGACCGTGCGGGCCCTGGAGACCGGGACGGTGCCGCCGACGCGCAACCTCGAGCACCTCGACCCGGCGGTCGAGCTCGACGTCGTGGCGGAGGCTGCGCGGCGGGCGCCGCTGCGGGCGGCGCTCAACAACTCGTTCGGGTTCGGCGGGCAGAACGCGTCGCTGGTACTGACGGCGGCGTGA